In a single window of the Streptomyces sp. NBC_00094 genome:
- a CDS encoding ABC transporter substrate-binding protein, whose protein sequence is MPDRSNGRLPGRLPGLPRRRAVSPRRKLVAALLAAAVVLGLGSYGVAKLTAPEDRSCAAGVARPEGSSECVGVNGDGHDFGMPELAEVAGAISRENATLKAGEYATVAVLLPLTSPDGGMRTKVLHEVQGAYAYQYRANHESNSQTPKIRLVLANTGRGNAHWQITTEQLASMTGAPDQLRVVSGVATSSTEMREAVTALTQDGIAVVGTTITADDIANGPGTGNNRYPGLARVSPTNTDEAKALAHFGRVDAAKALLVQDTRSGDHYTDTLKSAFAASLKGAPYEPQLFTSPADPTDEGTTANTFRQITHLICDTRAETVFFAGRHTQLRQFINALGARGCTDRAFTILTGDEGSYLGADKDLDRDALKAKLTVRYAALAHPDAWKPAPGRKVPATGGSVVAYATFETDIARASKEPVALKDGQAIVAYDAMAMAVHAIRQATPREARYPELSDVVTQWPQVKGSLRVQGASGWICLDNYGNPYNKAVPIVELALDGTQRFVQIAWPEGHPPPQSCLPPKRG, encoded by the coding sequence ATGCCCGACCGATCGAACGGCCGACTGCCCGGCCGACTGCCCGGCCTGCCGCGCCGCCGCGCCGTTTCCCCCCGCCGGAAGCTCGTCGCCGCCCTGCTCGCGGCCGCCGTCGTCCTCGGTCTCGGCTCGTACGGCGTCGCCAAGCTCACCGCCCCGGAGGACCGTTCCTGCGCGGCGGGCGTCGCCCGCCCGGAGGGCAGCTCCGAGTGCGTCGGCGTCAACGGCGACGGCCACGACTTCGGCATGCCCGAACTCGCCGAGGTCGCCGGCGCCATCAGCCGCGAGAACGCCACCCTCAAGGCCGGCGAGTACGCGACCGTCGCCGTGCTCCTACCGCTCACCTCCCCCGACGGAGGCATGCGGACCAAGGTCCTCCACGAGGTGCAGGGCGCCTACGCCTACCAGTACCGCGCCAACCACGAGTCCAACAGCCAGACCCCGAAGATCCGGCTCGTCCTCGCCAACACCGGCCGGGGAAACGCCCACTGGCAGATCACCACCGAGCAGCTCGCGTCGATGACGGGCGCCCCCGACCAGCTGCGCGTCGTCTCCGGCGTCGCCACCTCCTCCACCGAGATGCGGGAGGCCGTCACCGCCCTCACCCAGGACGGGATCGCCGTCGTCGGCACCACCATCACCGCCGACGACATCGCCAACGGCCCCGGCACCGGGAACAACCGCTACCCCGGCCTCGCCCGCGTCTCCCCCACCAACACCGACGAGGCCAAGGCCCTCGCCCACTTCGGCCGCGTCGACGCCGCCAAGGCGCTCCTCGTCCAGGACACCCGCAGCGGCGACCACTACACGGACACCCTCAAGTCCGCCTTCGCCGCCTCCCTCAAGGGCGCCCCGTACGAGCCGCAGCTCTTCACCTCGCCCGCCGACCCGACCGACGAGGGCACCACCGCCAACACCTTCCGCCAGATCACCCACCTCATCTGCGACACCCGCGCCGAGACGGTCTTCTTCGCGGGCCGCCACACCCAGCTGCGCCAGTTCATCAACGCGCTGGGGGCGCGCGGCTGCACCGACCGCGCGTTCACGATCCTGACCGGGGACGAGGGCTCGTACCTGGGCGCCGACAAGGACCTCGACCGGGACGCGCTCAAGGCGAAGCTGACCGTCCGCTACGCCGCGCTCGCCCACCCCGACGCCTGGAAGCCCGCGCCCGGGCGGAAGGTCCCCGCGACGGGCGGCTCGGTGGTGGCGTACGCGACCTTCGAGACGGACATCGCCCGCGCCTCGAAGGAGCCGGTGGCGCTCAAGGACGGGCAGGCGATCGTCGCCTACGACGCGATGGCGATGGCCGTCCACGCGATCCGCCAGGCGACTCCCCGGGAAGCCCGGTACCCGGAGCTCTCGGACGTGGTCACGCAGTGGCCGCAGGTGAAGGGCTCGCTGCGGGTGCAGGGCGCGAGCGGCTGGATCTGCCTGGACAACTACGGCAACCCGTACAACAAGGCGGTCCCGATCGTGGAGCTGGCCCTGGACGGCACACAGCGCTTCGTCCAGATCGCCTGGCCGGAGGGCCACCCCCCGCCCCAGTCCTGCCTGCCGCCGAAGCGGGGGTGA
- a CDS encoding SRPBCC domain-containing protein, with translation MSEIPRGRCETHDGDAHLLRYVIEFPHPPADVWEAVAGAEGLRGWLCEADPLEPRLGGRVTLRWLNSDAEVSGRVTAWDPEYVAEYTVDPPFGRIRFHLEPGSGGGGSTVLRFTCDFRGTREGRLDCMAGWHDHFERLAASLAGQPSDWAAWSPERWRHLRELYERDEAPWPKWEP, from the coding sequence ATGAGCGAGATACCCCGGGGCAGGTGCGAGACCCACGACGGCGACGCGCACCTGCTGCGGTACGTCATCGAGTTCCCGCATCCGCCGGCGGACGTCTGGGAGGCCGTCGCCGGCGCCGAGGGGCTGCGGGGCTGGCTGTGCGAGGCGGACCCGCTGGAGCCCCGGCTCGGCGGCCGGGTCACCCTCCGCTGGCTGAACAGTGATGCCGAGGTCTCGGGGCGGGTGACCGCCTGGGACCCCGAGTACGTCGCCGAGTACACGGTCGATCCACCGTTCGGCCGGATCAGGTTCCATCTGGAGCCGGGGTCCGGCGGCGGCGGGTCGACCGTGCTGCGTTTCACCTGCGACTTCCGTGGGACGCGGGAGGGCCGGCTGGACTGCATGGCGGGGTGGCACGACCACTTCGAGCGGCTCGCGGCGAGCCTCGCGGGGCAGCCGTCGGACTGGGCCGCGTGGTCGCCCGAGCGGTGGCGCCACCTGCGGGAGCTGTACGAGCGCGACGAGGCGCCCTGGCCGAAGTGGGAGCCGTAG
- the ccsB gene encoding c-type cytochrome biogenesis protein CcsB: protein MILAATTNESLAKMSDLLIYSSMAVYTLAFFAHIAEWVLGSRSKVGRTAAALTPRTSAAAPAVTVQVKQAGSTAVLDKPTIVTRSAAGTRDVPDGPGASGGTVKGDLYGRIAVSLTVLAFAIEAAGVISRALAVQRAPWGNMYEFSTTFSTVAVGTYLAFLLAKKDVRWIGLPLVTTVLLDLGLATTWLKTPSDQLVPALDSYWLWIHVSTAIFCGAVFYLAAVATVLYLFRDSYESKLASGGTPSGFARSVLERLPSAASLDKFSYRVNAAVFPLWTFTIIAGAIWAGDAWGRYWGWDAKEVWSFITWVGYAAYLHARATAGWKGRKAAYIALIAFGCFLFNYYGVNIFVTSKHSYAGVE from the coding sequence GTGATCCTCGCCGCCACGACCAACGAGAGCCTGGCGAAGATGAGCGATCTGCTCATCTACTCCTCCATGGCCGTCTACACCCTGGCCTTCTTCGCGCACATCGCCGAGTGGGTCCTCGGCAGCCGCAGCAAGGTCGGCCGTACCGCCGCCGCGCTCACCCCGCGGACCTCGGCCGCGGCCCCCGCCGTGACCGTCCAGGTCAAGCAGGCCGGCTCCACGGCCGTCCTCGACAAGCCGACGATCGTCACGCGCTCGGCGGCCGGCACCCGGGACGTCCCGGACGGCCCCGGCGCGTCCGGCGGCACGGTCAAGGGCGACCTCTACGGCCGTATCGCCGTCTCGCTCACCGTCCTGGCCTTCGCGATCGAGGCGGCGGGCGTGATCAGCCGCGCCCTCGCCGTGCAGCGCGCCCCCTGGGGCAACATGTACGAGTTCTCCACCACCTTCTCGACGGTGGCGGTCGGTACGTACCTCGCCTTCCTCCTCGCCAAGAAGGACGTGCGCTGGATCGGTCTGCCGCTGGTCACGACCGTCCTGCTCGACCTGGGTCTGGCCACCACCTGGCTGAAGACCCCGAGCGACCAGCTGGTGCCGGCGCTCGACTCGTACTGGCTGTGGATCCACGTCTCCACCGCGATCTTCTGCGGCGCGGTCTTCTACCTCGCGGCCGTCGCCACCGTCCTGTACCTCTTCCGCGACTCGTACGAGAGCAAGCTCGCGAGCGGCGGGACCCCGAGCGGCTTCGCCCGCTCCGTCCTGGAGCGGCTGCCCTCGGCGGCCTCCCTCGACAAGTTCTCGTACCGGGTCAACGCGGCCGTCTTCCCGCTCTGGACGTTCACGATCATCGCGGGCGCGATCTGGGCCGGCGACGCGTGGGGCCGGTACTGGGGCTGGGACGCCAAGGAGGTCTGGTCCTTCATCACGTGGGTCGGTTACGCGGCGTACCTGCACGCGCGGGCCACGGCCGGCTGGAAGGGGCGGAAGGCCGCGTACATCGCGCTCATCGCCTTCGGCTGCTTCCTCTTCAACTACTACGGCGTCAACATCTTCGTCACGAGCAAGCACTCCTACGCGGGCGTGGAGTAG
- a CDS encoding cytochrome c biogenesis protein ResB, translating into MSTTDTTDTSGTAEAAEPTQAAAAEPTDADATEPTEAERNADEAAGAQLSTAPTEDRSETVIGGPVLGVVGWIRWFWRQLTSMRVALILLFLLSLGAVPGSLIPQTSADELKVQAFKEAHTTLTPIYEKLQFFDVYSSVWFSAIYILLFVSLIGCIVPRTWQFVGQLRSRPPGAPRRLTRLPAYTTWRTEAEPEEVREAALAVLKGRRFRAHTAGDAIAAEKGYLREAGNLLFHVALIVILVAFAWGQLFKSEGGKLVVEGDGFSNTLTQYDDFKSGSQFGVDELEPFGFVLDSFTGTYEQNGPQRGTPRTFEAAVRYSEDGGTEKKAVIRVNEPLKVGESKVYLIAHGYAPVVTVKDSRGKVVFHGAVPLLPIDNNITSTGAIKVMDGYRDKNGKKEQLGFQAFFVPTFAGAGQGTMFSQFPGLDFPVMALTGYHGDLRVDSGLAQNVYQLDKSKMTQYTDKSGNKLAQRLLPGETMKLPDGAGSITFEKDVKEWASFQISQQPGNGLALAGAVAAIAGLTGSLFIQRRRVWVRAVRGEDGVTVVEMAGLGRSESARLPEELGDLAVTLAAQAPPAPDPAPEAAPDPAEEPAEDPAPSGEADK; encoded by the coding sequence ATGAGCACGACCGACACAACCGATACGAGCGGTACGGCCGAGGCAGCCGAGCCGACCCAGGCCGCTGCAGCCGAGCCGACCGACGCCGATGCGACCGAGCCGACCGAGGCCGAGCGCAACGCCGACGAAGCGGCCGGCGCCCAGCTCTCCACCGCCCCCACCGAGGACCGGAGCGAGACCGTCATCGGCGGCCCCGTCCTCGGAGTCGTCGGCTGGATCCGCTGGTTCTGGCGGCAGCTGACCTCCATGCGGGTCGCGCTGATCCTGCTCTTCCTGCTCTCCCTCGGCGCCGTCCCCGGTTCCCTCATCCCGCAGACCAGTGCGGACGAGCTCAAGGTGCAGGCCTTCAAGGAGGCCCACACCACCCTCACGCCGATCTACGAGAAGCTCCAGTTCTTCGACGTCTACAGCTCGGTGTGGTTCTCCGCGATCTACATCCTGCTGTTCGTCTCCCTCATCGGCTGCATCGTGCCGCGCACCTGGCAGTTCGTCGGCCAGCTCCGCAGCCGTCCGCCGGGCGCCCCCCGGCGCCTCACCCGGCTCCCCGCGTACACCACCTGGCGCACCGAGGCAGAGCCCGAGGAGGTCCGCGAGGCCGCGCTCGCCGTGCTCAAGGGCCGCCGCTTCCGCGCGCACACCGCGGGCGACGCGATCGCCGCGGAGAAGGGCTATCTGCGCGAGGCGGGGAACCTCCTCTTCCATGTCGCCCTGATCGTCATCCTCGTCGCCTTCGCCTGGGGCCAGCTCTTCAAGTCCGAGGGCGGCAAGCTGGTCGTCGAGGGCGACGGCTTCTCCAACACGCTCACCCAGTACGACGACTTCAAGTCCGGCTCCCAGTTCGGCGTCGACGAGCTGGAGCCGTTCGGCTTCGTCCTCGACTCCTTCACCGGTACGTACGAGCAGAACGGCCCGCAGCGCGGCACCCCCCGCACCTTCGAGGCGGCCGTCCGCTACTCCGAGGACGGCGGCACGGAGAAGAAGGCGGTCATCCGGGTCAACGAGCCGCTCAAGGTCGGCGAGTCCAAGGTCTATCTGATCGCCCACGGCTACGCGCCCGTCGTCACCGTCAAGGACAGCCGCGGCAAGGTCGTCTTCCACGGCGCCGTACCGCTGCTCCCGATCGACAACAACATCACGTCGACCGGCGCGATCAAGGTGATGGACGGCTACCGCGACAAGAACGGCAAGAAGGAGCAGCTGGGCTTCCAGGCCTTCTTCGTGCCGACCTTCGCGGGCGCGGGCCAGGGCACGATGTTCTCGCAGTTCCCCGGCCTCGACTTCCCGGTCATGGCGCTCACCGGCTACCACGGCGACCTGCGCGTCGACTCCGGCCTGGCGCAGAACGTGTACCAGCTCGACAAGTCCAAGATGACCCAGTACACGGACAAGTCCGGCAACAAGCTCGCCCAGCGCCTGCTGCCCGGCGAGACCATGAAGCTCCCCGACGGCGCCGGCTCGATCACCTTCGAGAAGGACGTCAAGGAGTGGGCCAGCTTCCAGATCTCGCAGCAGCCGGGCAACGGCCTCGCGCTCGCGGGCGCGGTCGCGGCGATCGCCGGTCTGACCGGTTCGCTCTTCATCCAGCGGCGCCGGGTCTGGGTCCGGGCCGTACGGGGTGAGGACGGCGTCACCGTCGTCGAGATGGCCGGCCTCGGCCGGAGCGAGTCCGCCAGGCTCCCGGAGGAGCTCGGCGACCTCGCGGTCACGCTCGCAGCCCAGGCCCCTCCGGCGCCGGACCCCGCGCCGGAGGCCGCGCCAGACCCCGCGGAAGAACCCGCAGAAGACCCTGCCCCTTCTGGAGAGGCCGACAAGTGA
- a CDS encoding cytochrome c biogenesis CcdA family protein, whose protein sequence is MNDTVTSGALLLALPVAILGGLVSFFSPCVLPLVPGYLSYVTGVTGTDLAESRRGRMTAGAALFVLGFTVVFVSGGALFGYFGSTLQEYRETFNTILGVLMILMGAFFVGLMPWFTQREFRFHKKPVAGLIGAPLLGALFGIGWTPCIGPTLASVNALAFDQASAGRGAILAFAYCLGLGVPFVLAAIAFRKALGAFGWVKKHYAWVMRIGGGMMIVTGVLLLTGAWDSMVATMQGWSNGFTVGI, encoded by the coding sequence GTGAACGACACGGTCACCAGCGGAGCCCTGCTGCTCGCCCTGCCCGTCGCGATCCTCGGCGGCCTGGTCTCCTTCTTCTCGCCGTGCGTGCTCCCGCTCGTCCCCGGCTACCTCTCGTACGTCACGGGCGTCACCGGCACCGACCTCGCCGAGAGCCGCCGCGGCCGGATGACCGCCGGCGCCGCGCTCTTCGTCCTCGGCTTCACCGTCGTGTTCGTCTCCGGCGGCGCGCTCTTCGGCTACTTCGGGTCGACCCTCCAGGAGTACCGCGAGACGTTCAACACGATCCTCGGCGTGCTCATGATCCTCATGGGCGCCTTCTTCGTCGGCCTGATGCCCTGGTTCACGCAGCGCGAGTTCCGCTTCCACAAGAAGCCCGTCGCCGGGCTCATCGGCGCCCCGCTGCTCGGCGCGCTCTTCGGCATCGGCTGGACCCCGTGCATCGGCCCGACCCTCGCCTCCGTCAACGCCCTCGCGTTCGACCAGGCCAGCGCGGGCCGCGGCGCGATACTCGCCTTCGCGTACTGCCTCGGCCTCGGCGTACCGTTCGTGCTCGCCGCCATCGCCTTCCGCAAGGCGCTCGGCGCCTTCGGATGGGTCAAGAAGCACTACGCGTGGGTGATGCGGATCGGCGGCGGAATGATGATCGTCACCGGCGTCCTGCTCCTCACGGGCGCGTGGGACAGCATGGTCGCCACGATGCAGGGCTGGTCCAACGGTTTCACGGTGGGGATCTGA
- a CDS encoding TlpA disulfide reductase family protein, producing the protein MSLSRAPRRTLLAVGVLSAALTLSACSGDSNGKSGGGGETNFVTNTGGISTAAKGERATPGKLAGETLEGKQLDVADFKGKVVVLNAWGSWCAPCRAEAPHFARVAKDLKGQGVEFVGLNTRDPNKQPALAFEEDFAVPYPSLYDPQGKLILFGFPKGTLSLQGIPSTVVLDKEGKIAARSLMALDEEKLRSMIEPLLKEK; encoded by the coding sequence ATGAGCCTTAGCCGTGCCCCTCGACGCACCCTGCTCGCCGTCGGAGTGCTGTCCGCCGCCCTCACGCTCTCGGCCTGCAGTGGCGACAGCAACGGCAAGTCCGGCGGCGGTGGCGAGACCAACTTCGTGACCAACACGGGTGGCATCTCCACCGCCGCCAAGGGCGAGCGCGCCACCCCGGGCAAGCTCGCGGGCGAGACCCTCGAAGGCAAGCAGCTCGACGTCGCCGACTTCAAGGGCAAGGTCGTCGTCCTCAACGCCTGGGGCTCCTGGTGCGCCCCCTGCCGTGCCGAGGCCCCGCACTTCGCGAGGGTCGCCAAGGACCTCAAGGGCCAGGGCGTCGAGTTCGTCGGGCTCAACACCCGCGACCCCAACAAGCAGCCGGCGCTCGCCTTCGAAGAGGACTTCGCGGTGCCCTACCCGAGCCTCTACGACCCGCAGGGCAAGCTGATCCTCTTCGGCTTCCCCAAGGGCACCCTCAGCCTCCAGGGCATCCCCTCCACCGTCGTCCTCGACAAGGAGGGCAAGATCGCCGCCCGCTCCCTCATGGCGCTCGACGAGGAGAAGCTCCGGTCGATGATCGAGCCCCTCCTCAAGGAGAAGTGA